CGCTTTGTGGATACCTATGATCCGAAGTCGCGCACGATGATGGCCGAACTGGAGCGAGGCGTTGAGTAACCCCGATCCTGAAAAACTTCCCGGCAAGGGCCTCTTCGGTTGGCTTGGCCGCCAGATCGGCTACGTCAGTGGTGCCGTGAAGCGCGACGTAGGCGCGCCGCGCACGATCTACAAACAGCAGAAGGTCGAAGAGCGACCGCTACCGCAGCAACCAAACGTTACATTGCGGCGGACGACCATCGACGAAGTGGTGCAACACCACGACCGCAAGTCATGAACCGCCATTCCTTCGCTGCACCTGCGCGAGGGCAACCCGTTCTTCACCGGACGCTTATTGCGATGCCAGGCGGATCGATTCCACGATCCGCAGGGCGCCCGGCGTCGTACCGTATGTCGTACAGTTGTAGATGCGTCGCGGGCGATCGTCGCACGCATCAACGGGGAATTGTCCGATCAGCACGGCTGGCGAGTGAGTTTGACGACGTACAGCACGTTCCGGGTGCCCGTAGCGGCTGCTCAGCCAACACCCGTCGCATGAGAATCGCTTTGTTTTGCGAGGTCCCAGTGTGTCCGAGTTGAATACGGTATTCTTGCAGAACGGCGCGACGGACATGGCGCGTCGGATCGCGGCGTTCGATTGGTCGCGCACGCCGCTGGGACCGATCGATCGGTGGTCGCAATGCTTAAGGCTCGCGGTCGACCTTTGCCTGAACAGCCGGTTTCCCATGTTCATCTGGTGGGGCCCGGAACTCATCAACATCTACAACGACGGGTACGTGCAGATCCTGGGCAAGCGCCATCCGGATGCGCTGGGCGCAGCGGCGCCGGCGATTTGGGGTGAGATCTGGCCGGCGATCGGCCCGCAGGCCGAAGCGGTGATGACCCGCGGTGAATCGACGTGGCACGAGCAAGTCCTGCTGATGGTCGAACGTAACGGCTTTGCTGAAGAGGCCTACTTCACGTGGTCGCACAGTCCGATCCGCGACGAGCACGGCGTGATCGTCGGGCTCTTCTGCGTGGTTGTCGAGGACACGCTGCGCATTCAGGCTGAGCGCGATCGCCTGAAGGCCGATGAACGGGCGCGCACCATTCTCGAGAGCATTACCGATGCCTTCATCGCGCTCGACCGGGAATGGCGCCTTACCTACATGAATGCGCACGCCGAGCGCCTGCTCGGGCGCATGCCCGCCGACACGCTCGGGCAGGTGGTGTGGGACCTCTACCCCGGCCTGCAGGGAAGCGAGTTCGAACAGGTCTATCGCGCGGTGGGTCGCGACCGCGTGCCGCAGGCGATCACCTCGTATTATCCCGACCACGATCGCTGGTACGAGGTGAACGCCTACCCCGCCGGCGACGGTGGCATCTCGTTGTACTTTCGCGACGTCAGCGATCGCGAGCGCGCCGAGGCCGCGCTGCGCACCAGCGAGGAGCGCCTGGCGCTGGCGGTGGACGCGTCCGAACTGGGCACGTTCTACTGTCCCATGCCGATCGGCGAGATCATTTGGAACGCCAAGTGCAACGAGCATTTCTGGCTGCCACCCGAGGCCAAGGTCGACTTCGAACGGTTCTACTCGATCGTCCATCCCGACGACCGGGAGCGGACGCGCGCCGCCGTCGACCGCGCGGTGAACGGTCGTCAGTCGTACGACGTGGAGTACCGCACGGTTGCGCCCGACGGCCGCGTGCGTTGGGTGCGCGCCAAGGGGCGCGCGTACTACGACCAGAGCGGCGCACCGATTCGCTTTGATGGCGTCACGCTGGACATCACGGAACAGAAGCAGGCCGAGCAGTCGCTGCGCGCCAGCGAAGCGCGATTCCGCACGATGGCCGACTCGGCGCCGGTACTGGTGTGGATCGCCGGGCCGGACAAGCTGTGCAACTGGTTCAACAAGCCGTGGCTGGACTTCACCGGTCGCACGATGGAGCAGGAGTACGGCTTCGGCTGGTCGACCGGCGTTCACGCGGAAGATTTGGACCGCTGCGTCCGCATCTACACCGAATCGTTCGATCGTCGGCTGGCGTTTCAGATGGACTACCGCCTGCGTCGCCACGACGGCGAGCATCGCTGGGTGTTGGACCACGGCGTTCCGCTCTACGGGGCCGACGGGCAGTTCACCGGCTACATCGGTTCGTGCATCGACATCACCGACCGGAAGCGCGGCGAGGAAGAGCGCCAGGCGCTGCTGGACGCCGAGCGCAGCGCGCGTGCCGAGGCCGACCACGCCAGCCGAATGAAGGACGAGTTCCTCGCGACGCTGTCGCACGAGTTGCGCACCCCGCTGAACGCCATCGTCGGTTGGGCGGGCATCCTTGCCGGCGGCGCGCGCGACGAGGCCGACTTGCGCAACGGCTTAGCGACCATTCAGCGAAATGCGCGGGCGCAGACGCAGATCATCGAAGACCTGTTGGACATGAGCGGCATCACCTCCGGCAAGATGCGCATGAACGTGCAGCGCATCAACCTTTTAGCCGTACTGCGCGCCGCGATTGAAACCGTGGCGCCGGCGGCCACGGCAAAGGAGATTCGAGTCGATCTGGAGCATGCCGATCTCGCGCCGGTATGGATCGACGGCGACCCGGCGCGCCTGCAACAGGTCTTCTGGAACCTGCTGAGCAACGCCGTAAAGTTCTCCAATCAAGGCGGGCGGATCGAGCTGTCGCTCGCGTTGCGCGATTCTCGAGTCGACGTTCACGTGCGCGACGACGGCGACGGCATCCTGCCGCAATTCCTGCCGTTCGTGTTCGACCGCTTCCGCCAGGCCGATGCCTCAACCACGCGCCAGCACGGTGGCCTGGGACTGGGGCTGGCCATCGTGAAGCAACTGGTGGAATTGCATGGCGGCGACGTACAGGTCGAGAGCGACGGCGCGGGGCGGGGCGCGACGTTCCGCGTCAGCTTGCCAAAGCGCAGCGGGGCGGTTGCGAATGATGCAGACGCCGCAGCGGTCGCGGCGCCTGTGGCTGCGCAAGGCGTCGCACCCTCCGTGTCCGCAAAGCCGCCGACGGATGCGCTCACGGGTGCGACCGCCGTATGGCCGCGGTTGGACGGTGTGAGCGTGGTGGTGGTGGACGATGAGCCCGACGCCCGCGCGCTGGTGCGCCGGTTGCTGGAGGATTGCGATGCGACCGTTCGCACCGCAGGATCGGTCCAAGAGGCGCTGAACCTCATCGCTGATGGGCGTCCGAACGTGTTGATCAGCGATATCGGCATGCCCGGCGAGGACGGCTACGCGCTGCTACGCCGCCTGCGCGCGATGCCGAGCGACCGTGGCGGCGATCTGCCCGCCATCGCGCTGACCGCCTTCGCAAGAGAAGCCGATCGCGTGCGCGTCGAACAGGCGGGGTATCAGGCTCATATCGTGAAGCCGATCGTCGCGATCAACCTCGTTACCACCGTCGCCCGCCTAGCGGGACGATGAGGGAACGGTGCGACTGACGGACCAGTTCCTACAGGCTAACGGACAAAACCTGGTCGCCTTGCGCACATGTCATCCCGTAGGGAGCGGTAGCGGCCTGAGGGATCTCAATCGTCCAATGACGCTGTTCGTGGTAGATCCCTCAGGTCGGCAAGCCTCCCATCGGGATGACACGTCCCTGATTAGCGCAGGTGTCTCGTCGGCTAGCCCTAAGTCCGTCCTCCTTCGGAGTACCTCGGGACGACGAAGTCTTCTTGAGTTGCATGGAGCTATCTGATCTTCTTCGAGCTCATGCAGACGCGGTCAGCAGCGCAGGTTGATTGGTTAACAGAAACGCCGTCGCTTGATCGGCGGGCATGGGTTTGGCGAACAGGAAGCCTTGGCCGAAGTCGCAGCCGACCGCCTGCAGGAACGACACCTGTTCGGGACATTCGATCCCCTCGGCGACCACGGTCATGCCGAGGTCGTGTGCGAGGTTCATCACCGCATGTAGCACGGCGGCGTCGCGGCGCTGATTCAGGTTGGCGACGAAGGTGCGATCAACCTTCAGCACGTCGATCGTGAAGTCGTGCAGGCAGCTGAGGCTTGAGTATCCCGTGCCAAAGTCATCCATCGCCAGTCGCACGCCCAGCGTGCGCAGCCGTTCGAGCATCAGCCGCGCGTCCTGGGCGTCGTCCATCACGACGCTTTCGGTGATCTCGAGCATCAGCGCCGTTGCCGGCACACGGTGCGCCGCCAGCGCGCGTTCGAGGTGCTCGATGAGCCCATCGTCCTGCAGCTGCCTGCGCGAAAGGTTGACCGCCATTCGCAACGAGGCCATGTGGGGATAGTGCCGGTGCCATGTACCCAGTTGCCGCACGGCTTCATCCAACACCCACCGGCCCACCGGCACGATCAAGCCGGTCTCCTCAGCTAGGGGAATGAAATCTGCGGGGCTGACAAGCTGCCCGTCGCGTCGCCAGCGCACCAGCGCCTCGAAGCCAGCGACGCCGTGCGTCTCCAGCGACAGGACCGGCTGGTAGTGCAGCGTGAGCTCGTCGCGATCGACCGCGCGGCGGAGGTCGTTCTCGAGCCGCAACCGGTGGACGGCCTGCGCGTGCATCGTCTCGTCGAAATAGACGTAGCGGTTCTTTCCGGTCGCCTTGGCACGGTACATTGCCGCGTCGGCATCGCGCAGCACGTCGGCGGCATTTGCGTAAGTACCCGAGGTTACGTCGACCACACCGAGGCTCACCGTCGAGTGAAGTTCCTGCCGGTCGCAGGCGAAGGGCTCGGCGACCACGTCGATCAGCTCTCTGGCGATTGCACCGATGGCAGCCGGGTCATTCACGCCATCCAATAGTACGGTGAACTCATCGCCGCCGAATCGCGCCACCGTGTAGCGCGTGGCGGCGTGCCTGTGATTGCCGTGTTTGCGCAGGACCGTGCGGAATCGCTTCGCGACCGTGACCAGCAGTCGATCGCCGGTGGCGTGGCCAAGGCTGTCGTTGACCATCTTGAATCGATCGAGGTCCAGGAACATCACGCAGAACCGGTACCCGGGGTCACGCTGCGCGCGCTGCAGGCAATCATCGACCCGGCTCGTGAACAGCGCGCGGTTCGGCAGCTTGGTGAGCGCATCGTGCGTGGCGCTGTGGGCGGCTCGCCGGGCGGTGTGACGGGCCGCGGTGAACAACCGCGCGTTCTCCATCGCAGTGCGTCGCAGCTCGAGCTGGCTGATGACCTGCCGTGCCAGCGCCTGCAGCGCGTCGGCCTGGTCGGCGCGCAATTGGCGTGGCACGAGGTCGACGACGC
Above is a genomic segment from Tepidisphaeraceae bacterium containing:
- a CDS encoding GGDEF domain-containing protein: MIRPPIPASEPARLADLLRYDILDTAPEPEFDDLALLASHICQTPIALINFVDSDRQWFKAKVGIRGSETSREVAFCSHAILRPSELMIVPDATLDERFHDNPFVVSDPHLRFYAGAPLTTPAGQTIGTLCVVDLVPRQLRADQADALQALARQVISQLELRRTAMENARLFTAARHTARRAAHSATHDALTKLPNRALFTSRVDDCLQRAQRDPGYRFCVMFLDLDRFKMVNDSLGHATGDRLLVTVAKRFRTVLRKHGNHRHAATRYTVARFGGDEFTVLLDGVNDPAAIGAIARELIDVVAEPFACDRQELHSTVSLGVVDVTSGTYANAADVLRDADAAMYRAKATGKNRYVYFDETMHAQAVHRLRLENDLRRAVDRDELTLHYQPVLSLETHGVAGFEALVRWRRDGQLVSPADFIPLAEETGLIVPVGRWVLDEAVRQLGTWHRHYPHMASLRMAVNLSRRQLQDDGLIEHLERALAAHRVPATALMLEITESVVMDDAQDARLMLERLRTLGVRLAMDDFGTGYSSLSCLHDFTIDVLKVDRTFVANLNQRRDAAVLHAVMNLAHDLGMTVVAEGIECPEQVSFLQAVGCDFGQGFLFAKPMPADQATAFLLTNQPALLTASA
- a CDS encoding PAS domain S-box protein, which codes for MARRIAAFDWSRTPLGPIDRWSQCLRLAVDLCLNSRFPMFIWWGPELINIYNDGYVQILGKRHPDALGAAAPAIWGEIWPAIGPQAEAVMTRGESTWHEQVLLMVERNGFAEEAYFTWSHSPIRDEHGVIVGLFCVVVEDTLRIQAERDRLKADERARTILESITDAFIALDREWRLTYMNAHAERLLGRMPADTLGQVVWDLYPGLQGSEFEQVYRAVGRDRVPQAITSYYPDHDRWYEVNAYPAGDGGISLYFRDVSDRERAEAALRTSEERLALAVDASELGTFYCPMPIGEIIWNAKCNEHFWLPPEAKVDFERFYSIVHPDDRERTRAAVDRAVNGRQSYDVEYRTVAPDGRVRWVRAKGRAYYDQSGAPIRFDGVTLDITEQKQAEQSLRASEARFRTMADSAPVLVWIAGPDKLCNWFNKPWLDFTGRTMEQEYGFGWSTGVHAEDLDRCVRIYTESFDRRLAFQMDYRLRRHDGEHRWVLDHGVPLYGADGQFTGYIGSCIDITDRKRGEEERQALLDAERSARAEADHASRMKDEFLATLSHELRTPLNAIVGWAGILAGGARDEADLRNGLATIQRNARAQTQIIEDLLDMSGITSGKMRMNVQRINLLAVLRAAIETVAPAATAKEIRVDLEHADLAPVWIDGDPARLQQVFWNLLSNAVKFSNQGGRIELSLALRDSRVDVHVRDDGDGILPQFLPFVFDRFRQADASTTRQHGGLGLGLAIVKQLVELHGGDVQVESDGAGRGATFRVSLPKRSGAVANDADAAAVAAPVAAQGVAPSVSAKPPTDALTGATAVWPRLDGVSVVVVDDEPDARALVRRLLEDCDATVRTAGSVQEALNLIADGRPNVLISDIGMPGEDGYALLRRLRAMPSDRGGDLPAIALTAFAREADRVRVEQAGYQAHIVKPIVAINLVTTVARLAGR